The Sulfolobus acidocaldarius DSM 639 genome has a window encoding:
- a CDS encoding [LysW]-aminoadipate/[LysW]-glutamate kinase — protein MIVVKTGGRVLKQNLDRVVQSIIKTNNKIIYVHGGGDQVTELSSKLGIEPKFVTSPEGIRSRYTTKEELEVFIMVMSSISRNILSRVSSYRNSIALTGADGKLVLAERKKKIIVIDERGRKRIIDGGYTGKIKNINKELLVTFSNLFEVIILSPLAYDPDESTLLNVDGDQMAFALATALRSDNLILLTDVEGVMVDNKVVNKLTVEEAKELSKKIGPGMNRKILMAAEAIENGVKKVIISSGLVEDPIKNALEGKGTVIE, from the coding sequence ATGATAGTAGTAAAAACCGGCGGTAGGGTTTTAAAACAAAATTTGGATAGAGTAGTTCAAAGTATAATAAAGACAAACAACAAAATAATATACGTTCATGGAGGAGGGGATCAGGTAACAGAATTATCTAGTAAGCTGGGAATAGAACCTAAATTTGTCACCTCACCAGAAGGAATAAGAAGTAGATATACCACTAAGGAAGAGTTAGAAGTATTCATTATGGTTATGAGTTCGATTTCCAGGAATATATTGAGTAGGGTTTCCAGCTATCGTAATAGCATAGCCTTAACTGGTGCAGATGGAAAATTAGTGTTAGCAGAGAGAAAGAAAAAGATTATTGTTATAGATGAAAGAGGAAGAAAGAGAATAATTGACGGTGGATATACTGGAAAAATTAAAAACATAAACAAAGAATTATTAGTAACATTTAGCAATTTATTTGAGGTAATAATATTATCACCATTGGCATATGATCCTGACGAATCTACATTACTAAATGTGGATGGGGATCAGATGGCGTTTGCTCTTGCTACAGCATTGAGATCCGATAACCTGATATTATTGACTGATGTGGAAGGTGTGATGGTTGATAACAAAGTTGTTAATAAGTTAACAGTGGAAGAGGCTAAGGAATTATCTAAAAAAATAGGACCAGGTATGAATAGAAAAATATTAATGGCAGCAGAAGCAATAGAGAATGGAGTTAAGAAAGTGATAATATCATCTGGATTAGTAGAAGATCCAATTAAGAATGCATTAGAAGGAAAAGGCACGGTGATTGAATAA
- the lysM gene encoding HTH-type transcriptional regulator LysM has protein sequence MADVDDSDIKILEMLRKNARTPFTMIAKELKISEAAVRKRVEKLIRLGVIKRFTIDYELENEIKAIVMVKTNPQIPTPEISKKIIKIPGVEAVYETTGDYDVLALVRGMNIISINKTIDDIRSLQGVISTNSTIVLRVWY, from the coding sequence ATGGCAGACGTTGATGATAGTGATATTAAGATATTAGAGATGTTAAGGAAGAATGCTAGAACTCCTTTCACTATGATAGCCAAAGAATTGAAGATAAGTGAGGCTGCAGTAAGGAAAAGAGTAGAGAAGTTGATAAGATTAGGTGTAATAAAGAGGTTTACTATTGATTATGAATTAGAAAATGAGATAAAAGCAATAGTTATGGTTAAAACTAATCCTCAAATTCCTACTCCTGAGATTTCTAAAAAGATAATCAAAATACCCGGAGTGGAAGCAGTTTATGAAACAACAGGTGATTATGATGTTCTTGCATTAGTAAGAGGAATGAATATAATATCGATAAATAAGACGATAGATGATATAAGAAGTCTTCAGGGCGTTATAAGTACAAACAGTACTATAGTGCTTAGAGTTTGGTACTAA
- the lysW/argW gene encoding alpha-aminoadipate/glutamate carrier protein LysW — protein MVLLKCPICGNDVNVPDDSLPGEIVEHECGAQLEVFNSNGKLALRLAEQVGEDWGE, from the coding sequence ATGGTACTATTAAAATGTCCAATATGTGGTAATGATGTAAATGTACCAGATGATTCCTTACCAGGAGAAATAGTTGAGCATGAATGTGGTGCTCAATTAGAAGTATTCAATTCTAATGGAAAATTAGCATTGAGATTAGCAGAGCAAGTAGGAGAGGACTGGGGAGAGTGA
- the lysX gene encoding lysine biosynthesis protein LysX: MIIGVSYDLLRWEEKDIITEAKKSGFKAIPIFTKDFYSAIGVGENYSELEADVIIQRNTSHARALTTSLIFEGWNYNVVNDATSLFKCGNKLYTLSLLAKHNIKTPRTIVTFSKDKAVDLAKKIGFPAVIKPIEGSWGRMVAKAVDEDILYSFLEYQEYTTSQFRQIYLVQEFVKKPNRDIRIFVMGDEAPVGIYRVNERNWKTNTALGARALPLKIDDELRDLALKVRDIMGGFFLGIDIFEDPERGYLVNEVNGVPEYKNTVRVNNFNVSSYLLNKLREWIKK, from the coding sequence GTGATAATAGGGGTATCGTATGACCTGTTGAGATGGGAAGAGAAGGACATAATAACTGAAGCCAAAAAAAGCGGATTTAAGGCAATTCCTATATTTACAAAGGATTTTTATTCTGCAATAGGAGTAGGCGAAAATTACAGTGAATTAGAGGCAGATGTTATAATACAGAGAAATACTAGCCATGCAAGGGCATTAACCACATCTTTAATTTTTGAGGGATGGAATTATAATGTAGTAAATGATGCGACAAGTTTGTTTAAATGTGGTAATAAACTATATACATTATCTTTATTAGCTAAACATAATATTAAGACTCCTAGAACTATTGTAACTTTTTCAAAAGATAAAGCTGTAGATTTAGCTAAAAAAATTGGATTTCCTGCTGTAATAAAACCAATAGAAGGTAGTTGGGGAAGAATGGTTGCGAAGGCTGTAGATGAAGACATTTTATATAGCTTTCTAGAATATCAGGAATATACAACAAGTCAATTTAGGCAGATCTATTTAGTACAAGAATTTGTTAAAAAACCAAATAGAGACATTAGAATATTTGTAATGGGAGATGAGGCACCAGTTGGAATATATAGAGTTAATGAACGTAACTGGAAAACAAATACAGCATTAGGCGCCAGAGCTTTACCGTTGAAAATAGATGACGAACTAAGGGACTTAGCTCTTAAAGTGAGAGATATAATGGGTGGATTCTTTTTGGGTATAGATATTTTTGAGGATCCTGAAAGAGGATATTTAGTAAATGAGGTGAATGGTGTACCGGAATATAAAAATACTGTAAGAGTTAATAATTTCAATGTATCGTCATACCTTTTAAATAAACTTAGAGAGTGGATTAAGAAATGA
- the lysJ gene encoding [LysW]-aminoadipate semialdehyde/glutamate semialdehyde transaminase, translating into MKLIQLYGDRGLTIVKGEAQYVWDIEGRRYLDFHTGIGVAFLGHRNPIILEYLKNQLENISILSTSFSTPIKDEMLQALDKVKPDKMDNAMLLNSGTEAVEAALKTARKITGRKKIIAFKNAFHGRTAGSLSVTWNKKYREPFEPLVGPVEFLTFNNIEDLSKIDNETAAVIVEPIQGESGVIPANIEFMKALKEKTENTGSLLIFDEIQTGFGRTGKLWAYKHYNIVPDILTAGKAIGGGFPVSVVFLPDHIANKLEEGDHGSTYGGNPMAMAAVTAACKVIEKENVVEQANQKGQQFSNILVKNLADLKVVREVRGKGLMIGIDIRFQPGQVLKYLQEKGILAVKAGSTVIRFLPSYLITYENMEEASNVLREGLLKIENKAVSS; encoded by the coding sequence ATGAAATTGATCCAACTGTATGGAGATAGGGGGTTAACGATTGTTAAAGGTGAGGCGCAATACGTCTGGGATATAGAGGGAAGAAGATACTTGGATTTTCACACAGGAATAGGTGTAGCATTCCTTGGGCATAGAAATCCTATAATTTTAGAATATTTAAAAAACCAGTTAGAAAATATTAGTATTTTATCAACCTCATTTTCTACCCCAATTAAGGACGAGATGTTGCAGGCACTAGATAAGGTGAAACCAGATAAAATGGATAATGCTATGTTACTTAACAGTGGAACTGAAGCAGTGGAGGCAGCATTAAAAACAGCAAGAAAGATAACTGGAAGAAAAAAGATAATTGCGTTTAAGAACGCATTTCATGGAAGAACAGCAGGTTCACTTTCAGTAACTTGGAATAAAAAATACAGAGAACCATTTGAACCTTTAGTTGGACCGGTCGAATTTTTAACATTTAATAATATCGAGGATCTTTCTAAGATAGATAATGAGACGGCTGCAGTAATAGTTGAGCCTATACAGGGAGAATCTGGAGTTATTCCTGCTAACATTGAATTTATGAAAGCATTAAAAGAAAAGACAGAGAACACTGGCTCGTTACTTATTTTTGATGAAATTCAAACAGGATTCGGAAGAACAGGAAAGCTTTGGGCTTATAAGCATTATAATATTGTACCAGATATTCTCACGGCAGGTAAAGCTATTGGAGGAGGATTTCCTGTAAGTGTGGTCTTCCTTCCAGACCATATTGCAAATAAATTAGAAGAAGGAGACCACGGAAGTACCTATGGTGGTAATCCAATGGCAATGGCAGCAGTAACAGCTGCATGCAAAGTAATTGAAAAAGAAAATGTAGTTGAACAGGCTAACCAGAAGGGTCAACAATTTTCTAACATATTAGTAAAGAACCTAGCTGATTTAAAGGTTGTTAGGGAGGTTAGAGGTAAAGGTTTAATGATTGGCATTGATATAAGGTTTCAGCCAGGTCAAGTCTTGAAATACCTGCAAGAAAAGGGTATATTAGCAGTGAAAGCAGGATCTACGGTTATTAGATTTTTGCCATCATATCTGATAACTTATGAAAATATGGAGGAAGCATCAAATGTTCTTAGAGAAGGATTACTTAAAATTGAAAATAAAGCAGTTTCTTCCTGA
- a CDS encoding N-acetyl-lysine deacetylase codes for MFLEKDYLKLKIKQFLPEFLSIYTPSGEEYKAKDFFEKIASELDLSLQVTSTNSYLLGDGDILLVGHVDTVPGFINPKEEGEIIYGRGAVDDKGPLISMIIAASILNKNGYSVTVGALSDEENKSKGAREILRIGKKYDYIIVGEPTNTFGVVVEYRGVIHLDILCRARSEHSSSATSNLIFEIAKKIINTTRINTGYDDVSIVPTIFKSGEYLNVTPSNAVVHFDIRYSVRNSKDQIMSEIHREFEGCEIHEVEDISPVKVDVNSDIVKVFMRSIIKENYKPTILRKRGTSDMNILKDLALKGILAYGPGNSSLEHTDHEKISLDEIFIATKVYINAIEALWPKM; via the coding sequence ATGTTCTTAGAGAAGGATTACTTAAAATTGAAAATAAAGCAGTTTCTTCCTGAATTTTTATCGATATATACGCCTTCCGGAGAAGAGTATAAGGCTAAAGATTTTTTTGAGAAGATAGCCAGTGAGTTAGATTTGAGCCTTCAAGTAACCAGCACAAATTCCTATCTGTTGGGAGATGGCGATATATTATTAGTAGGACATGTAGATACAGTACCAGGCTTTATTAATCCTAAAGAGGAAGGAGAGATTATATATGGCAGAGGAGCTGTAGACGATAAAGGTCCATTAATTTCCATGATTATCGCAGCTTCTATATTGAATAAAAATGGTTACAGCGTTACTGTTGGTGCATTATCTGACGAGGAAAATAAGAGTAAAGGAGCACGAGAGATATTACGTATTGGTAAGAAATATGATTACATAATAGTAGGCGAACCGACAAACACTTTTGGTGTAGTCGTGGAGTACAGAGGCGTTATACACCTAGATATTTTATGTAGAGCAAGATCAGAGCATTCGTCCTCTGCTACTTCCAATTTGATTTTTGAAATTGCAAAGAAGATCATTAACACAACCAGAATAAACACCGGATACGATGATGTGTCTATAGTTCCAACCATATTTAAGTCGGGAGAATATTTGAATGTAACCCCTTCTAATGCAGTAGTTCACTTCGATATAAGATATTCAGTTAGAAATTCTAAAGATCAAATAATGTCAGAGATACACAGAGAATTTGAAGGTTGCGAGATACATGAAGTTGAAGATATAAGCCCGGTAAAAGTGGATGTTAACAGTGATATAGTTAAAGTCTTTATGAGAAGTATCATAAAAGAAAATTATAAACCAACAATTCTAAGGAAGAGGGGAACTAGTGATATGAATATATTGAAAGATCTAGCATTAAAAGGTATATTAGCTTATGGTCCTGGAAATTCTAGTTTAGAGCACACAGATCATGAAAAAATTTCATTGGATGAAATATTTATAGCAACTAAAGTATATATTAACGCGATTGAAGCCTTATGGCCAAAGATGTGA
- the uppS gene encoding polyprenyl diphosphate synthase, with protein sequence MAKDVITRALLRPIYKIYEKILWSQIKDGPFPFHVGIIPDGNRRWARNNRLPLDQGYYTGYVKLRDVLTWILEIGISTVTVFALSAENCEKRTQQELSMIFKYLKIGLDELLTSDLVHKYQVRVKAIGMLDKLPEDLKKLVVDLESTTEKYNKKKLILAICYGGRQEILDAIRKIMNDYKLGIIDSKSIDESTFRKYLYDQELSDIDLLIRSSGEIRISNFLLWHLAYSELFFVDVYWPDFRKIDLWRAIRSFQKRKRNFGA encoded by the coding sequence ATGGCCAAAGATGTGATAACTAGAGCATTGCTACGCCCAATCTATAAGATATATGAGAAGATATTATGGTCTCAGATAAAAGATGGTCCTTTCCCATTTCATGTTGGGATAATACCGGATGGTAACAGAAGATGGGCTAGAAATAACAGACTTCCTTTAGATCAGGGTTACTACACGGGATATGTGAAATTGAGAGACGTTTTAACATGGATACTTGAAATAGGTATAAGTACAGTTACAGTTTTCGCACTCTCAGCTGAAAATTGTGAAAAAAGAACTCAGCAAGAACTTTCTATGATATTTAAGTATTTAAAAATAGGATTAGATGAATTATTAACAAGCGATTTAGTACATAAGTATCAGGTTAGAGTAAAGGCAATAGGAATGCTTGATAAATTACCAGAAGATCTAAAGAAATTAGTAGTTGACCTAGAAAGTACTACTGAGAAATATAACAAGAAGAAACTTATCCTGGCGATTTGTTATGGAGGCAGGCAAGAAATATTGGATGCTATAAGGAAAATCATGAATGATTATAAATTAGGTATAATAGATTCAAAATCCATAGATGAGTCTACATTTAGAAAATATTTATATGATCAAGAGTTATCCGATATTGATTTACTCATAAGATCATCAGGTGAGATAAGAATCAGTAATTTCTTACTTTGGCACTTAGCATATTCAGAACTATTCTTTGTGGATGTATATTGGCCTGATTTTCGAAAAATAGATTTATGGAGAGCAATAAGGTCATTTCAGAAAAGGAAAAGAAACTTTGGGGCTTAA
- a CDS encoding 30S ribosomal protein S8e — protein sequence MSYYQGNDSRKITGGQKGKNRDKRKYELGSPPTETKISDKDIKEKDRVAGGNFKLRLRYASYANVYDPQSKTAKKVKIISVLESPANREYARRGIIVKGTLIQTELGKAKVTSRPGQDGIINALLLRE from the coding sequence ATGAGTTATTATCAAGGTAATGATTCACGTAAAATAACAGGAGGTCAAAAAGGTAAAAATAGAGATAAGCGCAAGTATGAATTAGGCTCTCCGCCAACAGAGACTAAAATTAGCGATAAAGATATCAAAGAGAAAGATAGAGTTGCAGGCGGAAATTTTAAACTTAGGCTTAGATATGCTAGTTATGCAAATGTATATGATCCACAATCTAAAACAGCTAAGAAAGTAAAGATTATAAGTGTACTCGAATCGCCAGCTAACAGAGAATATGCTAGAAGAGGTATTATAGTTAAAGGAACGTTAATACAGACAGAGCTAGGCAAAGCCAAAGTCACGTCAAGACCTGGACAAGATGGAATTATAAACGCTCTACTTCTGAGAGAATGA
- a CDS encoding signal recognition particle subunit SRP19/SEC65 family protein, which translates to MSLRDYKEKKIAIWLAYFIADSREQGRKIRKISRKIDINILYQVSNSLGLNPLIISDKIHPRSGIQGMILVDKKAGKHHIIKMIRDELEKNK; encoded by the coding sequence ATGAGCTTAAGAGATTATAAAGAAAAAAAGATAGCTATTTGGCTAGCTTATTTTATTGCAGATAGTAGAGAACAAGGAAGGAAAATTAGAAAAATAAGTAGAAAAATAGATATAAATATTTTATATCAAGTATCTAATTCTTTAGGGTTAAATCCACTAATTATTTCTGATAAAATTCATCCCAGATCTGGTATACAAGGAATGATTCTGGTTGATAAAAAAGCTGGTAAGCATCATATAATAAAAATGATTAGAGATGAATTAGAAAAGAATAAATAG
- a CDS encoding NAD-dependent epimerase/dehydratase family protein, with product MYVITGGAGYIGGHLVDTLVNQNKEIIVIDNFTNGKYINNKALYLNLDLRGNNILGLKVPKESILYHLAANPDVRDSMTNTIDHFEMDVKATLNILEVARKNDVCLFIFASSSTVYGEPSKIPTPEEEQTNPISNYGIFKLLGEQLVNYYSRVYGIKSIIVRLANVIGGRVTHGVIKDFINKLRSDPNRLQILGNGKQRKSYIYITDVIDGFQVIEKSSIDQVSVYNLGNEDWISVDEIARIVEEELKLTPAHEYVDAGGGRGWPGDARYMLLDITKLKKLGWKPKYSSREAVRLAVRDYIENGMAKN from the coding sequence TTGTACGTTATTACCGGAGGAGCAGGATATATAGGTGGTCATCTAGTCGATACTTTAGTAAACCAGAATAAAGAAATTATAGTTATAGATAATTTCACGAATGGTAAATACATTAACAATAAAGCACTGTATTTAAATTTAGATTTAAGAGGTAATAATATTCTAGGTTTGAAAGTTCCAAAAGAGAGTATATTATACCACTTAGCAGCAAATCCAGATGTAAGAGATTCAATGACAAATACAATAGATCACTTTGAGATGGATGTAAAAGCCACACTAAATATATTAGAGGTTGCGAGAAAAAATGACGTATGTCTCTTTATTTTTGCTTCATCCTCGACAGTTTATGGGGAACCATCAAAGATTCCTACTCCTGAAGAAGAGCAAACGAATCCCATATCTAATTATGGTATTTTTAAGCTACTGGGAGAACAGTTAGTGAATTATTATTCGAGGGTATATGGAATTAAGAGTATTATAGTTAGGCTAGCTAATGTTATAGGAGGAAGAGTTACACATGGGGTAATTAAAGATTTTATCAATAAATTGAGATCTGACCCGAATAGATTGCAGATACTAGGAAACGGGAAACAACGTAAAAGTTACATATATATTACAGATGTAATAGACGGATTTCAGGTTATTGAGAAATCTAGTATTGATCAAGTCTCTGTATATAATCTGGGAAATGAGGATTGGATATCAGTAGATGAGATAGCTCGTATTGTTGAAGAGGAATTAAAACTTACTCCAGCTCATGAATATGTTGATGCAGGAGGAGGTAGAGGATGGCCGGGTGACGCCAGATATATGTTATTGGATATAACTAAGTTAAAGAAGTTAGGATGGAAACCTAAATATTCTTCAAGAGAAGCAGTGAGACTTGCAGTGAGGGATTATATTGAGAATGGCATGGCAAAGAATTAA
- a CDS encoding thiamine pyrophosphate-binding protein, which yields MSQPKRKEETVGKEMKGEEAIAYTLKDIGIKEVFLTYDTPSLLLDQLIKYEIKPNLCNSTREAVILADSYSRENNTVGTVIQIPGVKLLEATDIISQAYVDSQPLLIISSLRSYRDTGKSRVGELRTPDDLMEIFKPITKMAERVLNIEELIFTIEKGYKEALSNRNRPAYVEVPEDLFKLKAYPLTPAEQKPEKKAPDKNTVAKVAELLNNSKNPVILAGYGVLASGAHKELLELAELLDIPVILTFRAKGSIPSSHPLFAGEGLGLFATEEGRHIIEESDLIIALGTKFNQLSTAGWSMKIKGYLVNVNVDGEDISKVYMPHVPVVADVGLFLRELLNTIKTKIKEPIKRGTAEKIKKFKKAISLPTHSEIWPYDVVMALENYNFSKIFVDISSTTLDLVRIPVEKPNTWFTSESLINRSIGVGGISRSNDENVIAVTDIKGVLDNASILVARMNKAKGKLLVLNDGKSSILDVVTSDIPSIVKTGQIERFDEVLTRMFNAVNVSNIEELKKAINENTGNLKVINVKIDPNFESVLFK from the coding sequence ATGAGTCAGCCTAAAAGGAAAGAAGAGACTGTAGGTAAAGAAATGAAGGGAGAAGAGGCCATAGCCTATACTTTGAAGGATATAGGAATAAAGGAAGTATTCCTGACATATGATACACCAAGCTTATTGTTAGATCAACTTATTAAATATGAAATTAAACCAAATTTATGCAACTCTACGAGAGAAGCAGTTATTTTAGCAGACTCCTACTCTAGGGAAAACAACACAGTTGGAACTGTTATACAAATTCCCGGTGTAAAATTATTAGAAGCAACTGATATAATATCACAAGCATATGTTGATTCGCAACCACTACTAATCATTTCGTCCCTAAGATCATACAGGGATACAGGAAAGAGTAGGGTTGGCGAATTAAGAACACCTGATGATTTAATGGAAATTTTTAAACCTATCACAAAAATGGCTGAGAGAGTTCTTAACATAGAGGAGCTTATTTTTACTATAGAGAAAGGATATAAAGAAGCATTAAGTAACAGAAATAGACCCGCTTACGTGGAAGTGCCAGAAGACCTATTTAAACTAAAAGCTTATCCATTAACACCTGCAGAACAAAAACCTGAAAAGAAAGCCCCTGATAAGAATACAGTCGCAAAAGTTGCAGAGTTATTAAATAATTCTAAAAATCCTGTTATATTAGCAGGATACGGTGTTTTAGCTTCAGGCGCTCATAAAGAACTATTAGAACTCGCGGAATTACTTGACATCCCTGTTATATTAACCTTCAGAGCCAAAGGCTCTATTCCTAGTTCTCATCCATTATTTGCAGGTGAGGGTTTAGGACTTTTTGCGACAGAAGAGGGTAGGCATATAATAGAAGAGAGCGACCTGATAATAGCATTAGGAACGAAATTTAACCAATTATCAACAGCTGGATGGTCAATGAAAATTAAAGGATACTTAGTAAACGTTAACGTAGATGGAGAAGATATATCAAAAGTATACATGCCTCACGTTCCTGTAGTAGCTGATGTAGGACTTTTCCTGAGAGAATTATTAAATACAATAAAGACTAAGATTAAAGAACCAATAAAAAGAGGTACAGCTGAGAAGATAAAGAAATTTAAAAAAGCTATCTCATTACCCACTCATTCAGAAATATGGCCCTATGATGTTGTGATGGCACTAGAAAACTATAACTTTAGTAAGATATTTGTAGATATCTCGTCCACTACACTAGATCTAGTTAGAATACCAGTTGAAAAACCAAACACTTGGTTTACAAGTGAATCTTTAATTAATAGAAGTATAGGAGTCGGCGGTATATCAAGATCTAATGATGAAAATGTTATAGCTGTAACTGATATAAAAGGTGTTCTAGATAATGCTAGCATATTAGTTGCCAGAATGAATAAAGCTAAGGGTAAACTTCTTGTACTTAATGACGGAAAATCCAGTATATTAGATGTCGTCACGTCGGATATACCATCTATAGTTAAAACCGGACAGATAGAGCGATTTGATGAAGTATTAACCAGGATGTTTAATGCAGTGAATGTATCAAATATTGAAGAACTCAAAAAAGCCATAAATGAAAATACAGGAAATCTTAAGGTCATCAACGTAAAAATTGATCCTAATTTTGAATCCGTATTGTTTAAATGA
- a CDS encoding nucleotidyltransferase, whose protein sequence is MIHFSKVGEILSEIRELTDFVIIGDTVVDISLGKKGIESDVDLFVLSISTVIDEDKIRDFAFERGWDFGKTPIDTPRLIVGLDAESLQVDMYENIQDFFVPEQIINSAKEIKIGKEYFKIITLEDYLLLKANAFREEDEDELRGIVSMIGEGKLSINKEYIRKHIDLFEENSKSIAERLRSVGIVF, encoded by the coding sequence TTGATACATTTTAGCAAGGTAGGGGAAATTCTCAGTGAAATAAGGGAATTAACAGATTTTGTAATCATTGGGGATACAGTTGTGGATATATCATTAGGTAAAAAGGGGATAGAGAGTGATGTAGATCTATTTGTACTTTCAATAAGTACAGTGATTGACGAAGATAAAATTAGAGATTTTGCATTTGAAAGGGGTTGGGATTTTGGAAAGACACCTATAGATACTCCTAGGCTAATAGTGGGACTTGATGCTGAGTCACTTCAGGTAGATATGTATGAAAACATTCAAGACTTTTTTGTACCAGAACAGATAATCAATAGTGCTAAAGAGATTAAAATAGGAAAAGAATACTTTAAAATAATTACCCTTGAAGATTACCTGCTTCTAAAGGCTAATGCTTTCAGGGAGGAAGACGAAGATGAATTAAGGGGAATAGTAAGTATGATAGGTGAAGGTAAATTAAGTATAAATAAGGAATATATACGAAAACATATTGACTTATTTGAAGAAAATTCAAAAAGTATTGCAGAGAGATTAAGATCAGTCGGAATAGTGTTTTAG
- a CDS encoding 50S ribosomal protein L40e, whose product MPLTDPVKLQIVQQRVFLKKICRDCGALNSIRATKCRRCHSSNLRAKKKELPAKKS is encoded by the coding sequence ATGCCACTCACTGATCCAGTAAAACTACAAATTGTGCAACAAAGAGTATTTTTGAAAAAAATTTGTAGAGATTGTGGAGCATTAAACTCAATTAGAGCAACAAAATGCAGAAGATGCCACAGCTCAAATTTGAGAGCTAAAAAGAAAGAACTGCCTGCAAAGAAGAGCTAA
- a CDS encoding transcription elongation factor NusA — translation MKIPLDYICVKSGLLCNRCQSLVEKGEVENFEVDLLKQLIELEETQFRELKDSTYHKSYKVGNLLILIVTSGSQMSYQKWIKVAKALQEKIGLRVRILEKSNSIKSTAVQLLTPARVLGVNTVWLPDGTVQYVVRISKQEKRFLPADETSLEEALSKIHSTQVRIRVE, via the coding sequence ATGAAGATACCACTAGATTATATCTGTGTTAAAAGCGGTTTATTATGTAACCGTTGTCAGTCCCTAGTAGAAAAAGGAGAAGTAGAAAATTTTGAAGTAGATCTTTTGAAACAATTAATAGAATTAGAGGAAACTCAGTTTAGAGAGCTTAAAGACTCTACTTATCATAAATCGTATAAAGTAGGCAATTTGTTGATACTTATAGTTACCAGCGGTTCACAGATGTCTTATCAAAAATGGATAAAGGTTGCTAAAGCATTACAAGAAAAGATAGGTCTTAGAGTAAGAATATTAGAGAAGTCAAACAGCATAAAATCTACTGCAGTACAACTTCTCACCCCAGCAAGAGTATTAGGAGTAAATACAGTCTGGTTACCTGATGGTACTGTACAATATGTGGTTAGAATATCAAAACAAGAGAAAAGATTTTTACCCGCCGATGAAACTTCTCTTGAAGAAGCATTATCTAAAATTCATTCTACACAAGTTAGAATAAGGGTGGAATGA